In a genomic window of Wyeomyia smithii strain HCP4-BCI-WySm-NY-G18 chromosome 1, ASM2978416v1, whole genome shotgun sequence:
- the LOC129732548 gene encoding omega-amidase NIT2-like translates to MAPKLKIALLQLEGFPTKKEAIANAVNQIRTVVKSEGAKLVILPECWNSTYSADEFGRWAEQIPAGETSTALAKVAAECDIYLIGGTYPEADGGKLYNTCPVWGPKGEFLGKYRKMHLFEMDIPGICTFSEPSVLTPGSQFFTFDIGETKVGVGICYDQRFAEFAAIYRQLGCDLLVFPSAFDDYTGPMHFELIAQARALDNSMFVVLCAPARDTTKDYVAYGYSTVCDPWGRVVCHAKEKPTVLTAELDFGMCAEIRKQIPVLKQKRLDKYELIRK, encoded by the coding sequence ATGGCTCCGAAACTGAAGATCGCCCTGCTGCAACTGGAGGGTTTTCCAACTAAGAAGGAAGCCATCGCCAATGCCGTCAACCAAATTCGCACCGTGGTGAAAAGTGAGGGTGCTAAGTTGGTTATTCTGCCGGAATGTTGGAACTCGACTTACAGCGCCGACGAGTTTGGACGGTGGGCAGAGCAGATTCCGGCGGGTGAAACGTCTACCGCTCTGGCCAAGGTTGCTGCGGAATGTGACATTTATTTAATCGGTGGAACATATCCTGAGGCCGATGGTGGTAAACTGTACAACACCTGCCCGGTGTGGGGTCCCAAAGGGGAATTTTTGGGCAAGTATCGCAAAATGCATCTGTTCGAAATGGACATTCCCGGAATCTGTACCTTCAGCGAGCCAAGTGTTCTAACCCCGGGCAGTCAATTTTTCACGTTCGACATCGGTGAAACCAAGGTTGGCGTTGGGATCTGCTACGATCAACGATTCGCCGAATTTGCTGCAATCTATCGACAGTTGGGCTGCGATTTGCTGGTTTTTCCATCAGCATTTGACGATTACACCGGTCCGATGCACTTCGAACTGATCGCTCAGGCACGGGCCCTGGACAACAGTATGTTTGTGGTGCTTTGTGCGCCCGCTCGGGATACTACCAAGGATTACGTTGCTTACGGATACTCAACGGTGTGTGACCCCTGGGGACGGGTCGTGTGCCACGCTAAGGAGAAACCGACCGTTTTGACTGCGGAACTCGATTTTGGCATGTGCGCGGAGATACGCAAGCAGATTCCGGTGCTGAAGCAGAAGAGACTGGATAAGTATGAACTTATCAGGAAGTAA
- the LOC129718152 gene encoding omega-amidase NIT2-like, with the protein MALRIALIQMKIAESKEKTLKNAVDLIRIAKKEKYATVVVLPESFNCPYSEKNFQATAEEIPLGPTSQALRKAARDFGVYIVGGSIAEICCGKLYNTCTVWKPDGELLAKHREVHLRDANVLGKLPMNESHVFTQGDSFTTFFVGKTKIGLGVCWDMRFPEFASVYCQMDCDLLIYPTVSDEFTGELHWELLARARAVDNQLFVAFCSPARDTHAELVCHGHSLVVDPWGKVLQKGTEFQEIIVADLVLETLAEARSQIPVLTQKRADLYELVRKK; encoded by the exons ATGGCTCTCAGAATTGCGCTGATTCAGATGAAAATAGCTGAGTCGAAGGAAAAGACTTTGAAGAACGCAGTGGACCTTATAAGGATCGCTAAGAAGGAAAAGTATGCCACCGTGGTGGTTCTACCGGAGAGCTTCAACTGTCCATACAGCGAAAAGAATTTCCAAGCGACGGCCGAGGAGATCCCACTTGGACCCACCAGCCAGGCACTCAGGAAGGCGGCACGAGATTTTGGTGTTTACATTGTTGGCGGATCGATTGCTGAAATTTGCTGTGGTAAACTTTACAATACGTGCACAGTTTGGAAGCCGGATGGCGAACTGCTGGCAAAACACCGTGAG GTGCACCTGCGTGATGCCAACGTTCTCGGAAAGTTACCTATGAACGAATCCCATGTGTTCACCCAAGGGGACTCTTTTACGACGTTCTTTGTCGGCAAAACCAAAATCGGGTTGGGAGTGTGCTGGGATATGCGTTTTCCTGAGTTTGCCTCCGTCTATTGTCAGATGGATTGCGATTTGCTGATTTATCCCACCGTTTCGGATGAGTTCACCGGTGAGTTGCACTGGGAGTTGCTTGCTCGAGCTCGTGCCGtagacaatcagctgtttgtgGCTTTCTGTTCACCGGCCCGAGACACACACGCCGAACTGGTTTGCCACGGACACTCGCTGGTGGTGGACCCCTGGGGAAAAGTGCTGCAGAAGGGAACGGAATTTCAAGAAATCATTGTAGCCGATTTAGTGCTCGAAACTTTGGCGGAAGCGCGCTCTCAGATTCCTGTGCTGACGCAGAAACGGGCCGATCTGTATGAACTCgtgagaaagaagtga